The Candidatus Glassbacteria bacterium genome has a segment encoding these proteins:
- a CDS encoding DNA repair exonuclease, with amino-acid sequence MKQPLKIAHASDVHLDTDYFGGEENRASRDHCREIFQRLLEEISAERPHLFLLPGDLFDSNRATDDTIRWSMEKLGALPFPVAMIPGNHDCLEEGSIFKRYDFCKIPNMEMLLAGEGETVELPALGAAIWGKGMVEHSTEFQPLDGLPPAGEGRWNLAMGHGIYVGREGMGYRSSPVEAKQISRSGYDYIALGHHHALLDVSANGTPAYYCGSPVPISPERHGTWLLVELEEGRPATVTVRTLEHS; translated from the coding sequence ATGAAACAACCGTTGAAGATCGCCCACGCATCGGACGTTCACCTGGATACAGATTACTTCGGCGGAGAGGAAAACCGGGCCTCCCGGGATCATTGCCGGGAAATCTTCCAACGCCTGCTGGAGGAAATCAGCGCGGAACGGCCCCACCTGTTCCTGCTGCCGGGCGACCTCTTCGACTCCAACCGCGCCACGGACGATACCATCCGCTGGAGCATGGAAAAGCTGGGGGCGCTGCCTTTTCCCGTGGCGATGATTCCCGGCAACCACGACTGCCTGGAGGAAGGCTCCATCTTCAAGCGCTACGATTTTTGCAAAATTCCCAATATGGAAATGCTGCTGGCCGGGGAGGGCGAAACGGTGGAACTGCCCGCCCTGGGCGCGGCCATCTGGGGAAAGGGGATGGTGGAGCACTCCACCGAGTTTCAGCCATTGGACGGGCTGCCTCCGGCCGGGGAGGGCCGCTGGAACCTGGCCATGGGCCACGGCATCTACGTGGGACGCGAGGGGATGGGATACCGCTCCTCTCCCGTGGAAGCCAAGCAGATTTCCCGCTCCGGTTATGACTACATCGCCCTGGGTCATCATCACGCCCTGCTGGACGTGAGCGCCAACGGCACTCCGGCCTACTATTGCGGCTCCCCGGTGCCCATCTCCCCGGAGCGCCACGGCACCTGGCTGCTGGTGGAACTGGAGGAGGGCCGGCCCGCTACGGTTACCGTGCGCACCCTGGAGCATTCGTAG